The Spirochaetota bacterium genomic sequence GGTGGAGAGAATATAACGAGGAAAGACCTCAAAAGAGATTAAAAGGAATGACACCAAAACAATACACTGATATTTTAGTGATCGAAAAAACTAAACTTGAAAGTGGTCGAATTGTGGGGTAGGATCACATGGATAAAACTGCCGAATTGATATTGAATATTAATGAAAAAATATCCATGCGAAATGATTTATTGAATCACGTTATATCTTACAATAAACGTGATGAAGACTTAACAGCTGATGAATGTAATAGGATTAGTTATTTTAGAACAAAAATACTTATAAACTTAAATAAAGATAAATATATAATAGGGATGTAGTATTATGCGGTGGCAGAATATTCAAAATCTAATTCATCATGAAGAAATCATGAAATCTATTCATGAATCAAAAGAAAAAGGTATTCCGCACGATAAACTAGCATTAGCTTATGCAAGAGTATCGACAAAGCATAATGAACAGCAAAATTCAAAAGAAAATCAAGTTGAAGAATGTAAGGAATATGCTGAAAAGCAAGGGTTGTATATTATTTATATTTTTGAATGTGCTGAAAGTGCAAAAGCCCAGGGCAGAAAAGTTTTCAATACTTTAATTGAAAATGCTTTGAAGTATGAAATTAAACATCTAATACTTAAAGATACTTCAAGACTTACGAGGAATCTAAGTGATAAAGACAGAATTAATCAACTTGTTAAAAATGATAAAATGCAAGTTCATTTTTATTTACAAAATGATATATTGAATTCAGAAAGTAGAATGTTGTTCAGTAATATAATGTCAATAATAGATGCTGATTTTAGTGAAAACTTATCAATCAAGATGAAGCATGTTGCAAGGAAAAAAAAGGAAAAAGGCATCCCATATCAATTACCCGCTGGTTATATCTTCGGAAGAAGTGATAGAGGAGAAACAGAAACATCTATTATTGAATTTGATCCTAAATATGAGAGTATTATACATGAAATGTTCGATCTATATCTTAATCATGGATGTACACTCACAGATATATCACAATATTTTAATTCTGTAGGATACAATACTCGTCAAAAAAAACCATTTTATGAATCTACAATCCATAGGATGTTGACTAATAAGTTTTATACTGGAAAATATTTTAAATCATCAGGAGTTTGGGAAAAAATTGGTTTTTATTGTCCAGCCTATATTTCTGAAGAACAATATGAAGAAATTCAAAGAATTATTAAAGTGAACAGTACTGGGAGTAAGAAGCGGAGAGAAAAGTCATATCTTTTAACAGGATTAGTTCTTTGTGAAAAATGCAAATGTTTTGCTTCCGGGAATAGATGGTCATCAACTATTTATTATTCGCATAAATGTAAATGCAATGGTTCAAATAAAAAACCATATTGGCCTGAAAAAACTTTGATTGAAGCAATAAATTTAGAAGTTGAAAAGATTGTATATAATGAAAATCAAACAGAAATTCTTAAAGATAGATTAAGAACAATAATCAATTCACAAAATACAATAACACAAAAATCAGAAAAAGAAATAAATGTACAAATTAATAGATTGAGAAAGCATAAGGAAGTTTTATTGAATGATCGACTTGATGAAACAATAAGTAAGGATGATTATAAAAAGAGAAGTAATGAAATTGAAAAAGCATTAAAAACCTGTCAGGAAAGACTGGAAAATCTAACATTTAATTTATCCGATCATTATAGAGATGCAGAAAAGGTTATTGATGCAATAAGAAACTTTTCGATAGTCTACTTACAGGCAGTTAATATTGAGCGGATTATATTGTTAAGAAATATGGCAAAATGGATCAGTTTCGATGGCGAAAAAGCATATATCGAATGGAAAAAGCCTTTTAATATACTCTTAAATACAGATGAGACATTAAAACAACATCCCGCAGCCTATAAAGAGACTGGGGATGTTATATTATTACAATGGGTGGATGACGGGATTCGAACCCGCAACGACTGGATCCACATTCCAGGGCTCTACCGTTGAACTACATCCACCGTATTGAGTGGCCATTATTTTTATGAATTATACGTTGTCAAGAGCAAATTATCCGGGGAATAGAAGGGCGCAATGATAGCAGTGATTTTTTAGGGGCATGGAGCCATCCCGGCTAGCCCCTCGCAGGCGTCCGTGCCTTTCCCGTAAATTACAAATGTTATCAGTACTAACAAGATTATTATTTGGATCACTAAGAGCAATCGGGGGATATTGGTTATTGGGTAGGACTGATTCCTTGAAGAACGGGGAATTAATACTTCCATTATGCAAATGAAGTATGTCGCATTAGATCTGCTTACATGTACAGAGAATAAAAAATATGAATGGAAAAATTTTATTGAAAAGTTAAAAAATCGCCGACAAAATTAAATATAAAGAAAAAAAACCATTGACATTATTGTATAATCGTAATCAATATCAAATAACAATTAGTCTCAAAACGCTTCAATTGTCTTACCCTCGAATTTATCCTGGATTAAGTAATTGTAGTTTTGATGATTCTTTTTTAATCGGGTATATCCCGCATCATTTTTTCAGGAGTTTTTTAATGGCTAAAGGAACAGTTAAATGGTTCAATGAGAAAAAAGGTTTCGGATTTCTTTCTCACGATGACGGAACGGATCTTTTCGTGCATTATTCCGGCATAATCGGAAACGGCTTCAAGACACTCAACGAAGGAGACAGGGTCGAATTCGAGGTCGAGCAGGGCGATAAAGGCCCCCGCGCCATTCAGGTTCGGGCAATAAGCTAAATCTGTACTTAACCTTGTCAAAAATAAGGGCTGTATCCATCTGGATGCAGCCCTTTTTAATTATCATTTTCTAGGTATATCACTTCATTGATATCACGGATCTGACGAGGCCTGTGCAAAGGTGACAGTGTGTCGTTGCCGGCGGCTGTATGTCATCCATGATCCTGCGCTATTCATTCATCTTGTATGTGTCGGCCAGGGCGTACACGTAATCCTTGAGTATCCGGTTGTAACGCTCGGTGTCAACCACGGGCCGACGGATCATCTTCAGGCACAGCTCCTGCTGTTTTTCCGATGTGATCGGCTTCCCGTAGATGGTAAGGGCGAATTTCGACATGTCCCGCACCATGAAATCGAATATCTGGTCGATGAGCTCGTCATCGACGCCGTATATCTTCTTGTTCTCAAGGATTAGCTGTCCGTAGGCCACGAGGGTAAAGAGCTCTCCAAGGTTCAGGAGAAAGTCGATGTCCTTGCTCTGCTCCTTCATGGTGCCCATGGAGGCCATCATGAAGTCCCTGAACACGGCGATCTGCTCCTTGAACACGTTCACATTGGGTATGTTTACGCTGTTGTAGGCGAGGTTGTAGTCATGGAACTGGAGCTTGCCCAGGCCCTTCGTGGGGCCCTGGTTGAACAGGAAGTCGTCGTTCGCCGCGTCGCGGCGCTGCGGGACCTCCGGGAACGTCCCCGGGTTAAAGAAATAGTTGGGCATAAACTTGATGATAAGGGCCATGTTGACGTGCACCGTGCCCTCGAGCTTCGGCAGGGCGCGTATGTCCAGCACTGCGTTCTCGAAATACATGTCCTTCTCGAACCCCTTGGCCGCGATCACGTCCCAGAGGAGGTTGATGACCTCCTCGCCCTGGGTGCTCACTTTCATCTTGACCATGGGATTGTAGAGGAGGTAGCGCTTGTCAGTGTCGCTGGCGGCGCGCATGTAATCCGTGGCGCGCAGGGCGAAGAGTTTCATCGCCACCAGGCGGCAATAGGCGTCGGTAAAAAGCTGTTTGATGTGGGGGAAATCGGTAACATAGCTGTCGAAGAGCTTCCGGTGCGTCGCGTGGTTTATCGCTTCGTAGAAGGCATGCTCGCAGATGCCGATCGACGCCCAACCCAGGTTGAACTTGCAGATGTTGATGGTGTTGAGCATGTCGTCCCAGGCCTTGGGGCCGCGCTCGGTGATGTCGGCGTCGGTGATGGGATAATCGTGCAGGGCGTACTCGGCCACGTAGTCCTGGTTGTGTATTATGTTCTTAACGCACTCGTACTTCGGGTGCTTGGAGTTTACCGCGAAAAAGACATAGTCGCCGGTGTCGGCCATCTTGCCGAAGGTGGATACCATGGCCGCTTCGTTGCCGTTGCCGATGTAGTACTTGTCGCCGTTGGCCCGGTAGGTGCCGTCCGGGTTAGGGTAGAGCATCATGTCGCTGGAGTAAATGTCGGCGCCATGCTCCTTCTCGGACAGGCCGAAGGCGAAGATGGCCCCCTCTTTGAGAAAGTTGGCGGCCTTGTGCTTGGCCTCGGTGTTAGAGCCCAAAAAGATGGGTCCCAGACCCAGCGCGCTCACCTGGAACGTGTACCAGTAGGTGAGGCCGTAGAAGCCGAGGATCTCGGCGAAGTCGACTATGCGGGAGGTGTCCCACCGCGAATCGGGCCCTCCGAAGCCCTTCGGAGTGAGGAGCTTGGCCATGATCTGGTTTTCCTTCATGAAATCGAGGAATTCGGTGTACCATTTGCAGGCATGAAAATCATCTTTCATTTTCTTGAGGCCGCGGCCTTCGAAGAATTCGATGGTTTTGATCATGATCTGCCTTGTTTCTTCGTCAGCGTAGGTGGCGACGAGTTTTTTGGGATTTAAGATTATTTTTTCCATAATGGTCTCCTTGGGTGGGTTGTTAACCCCTCCCTTGATGGGAGGGGTTAGGGGAGGGTGATATACATCACCCCCACCCGGACCTCCCCCATTAAGGGGGAGGGGCTCATGCTTACATGGATTAAAAATTTAGAAATTCTGGTCCCTCATCTTATACGCGCCCTTGAGCGTATACACGTGGTCCTTGAAAATCTTCTCGAATCGCGCCGGATTGGGTATGGGCGTCCTGATGATTTTAAGCGACAATTCTTTCTGCTTGTCGGTGTTTGACGGCTTCATGTGAATGTTCAGGGCATACTTGGAGAAGTCCCGTACCATGAAGTCGAAAATCTCTTCCAGGAGGTCGTCCTCCACATCGATGAACTTCCTGCTTTCGATGATCAGCTGGCCATAGGCCACAAGGGTCAGGACTTCGCCCAGGGCCAGGAGGTAATCGATATCGGCAGATTGACCCTTGTCAGGACCGGCCTTCATGAGGAAGTCCTTGAACAGGGTGATCTGCTCCTTGAATATATTGACATTGGGAAGGTTCACGCTGTTATAGGCGATGTTGTAGTCGTGGAACTGGATCTTGCCCAGTCCCTTCGTCGGTCCCTGCTGAAAGAGGAACGCGTCGTTGGAGAGGTCGTCGCGGCGAGGCACATCCGGGTATTCCTTGGGATTAAAGAAGTAGTTGGCCATGAACTTGACGATAAGGGCCATGTTTACGTGGACCGTGCCTTCCAGCTTCGGCAGCATCGGCAGCTCGTGCTTGGCTATCTCGAAGAAGGGCTCGTTCTCAAAGCCCTTGGCGGCGATGATGTCGTGAAGTATGTTCATGACCTCTTCCCCTTCGCGGGTGACCTTCATCTTGACCATCGGGTTGTAGAGGAGGTACCGGCGGTCTTCAGAACCGGCGGAGCGCATGTAGTCCTGCGCGCGCTCGGAGAAGAGCTTCATGGCGACGAGCTTGCAGTAGGCGTCGACGAAGAGTCTTTTCACGTGGGGGAAGTCGGTGACGAATTTGCCGTAGACGTTGCGGTTCGCCGCGTGGTCAATCGATTCGTACAGGGCGTGGGTACAGAGTCCGATGGCGCCCCATCCCAGGTTGAACTTGCACACGTTGATGGTGTTGAGCATGTCGTCCCAGGCCTTGGGGCCGCGCTCGGTGATGTCCGCTGTTGTTATGGGATAGTCATGGAGGGCGTACTCTGCCACATAGTTCTGCTCGTTCACCACGTTGCGCACGCATTCGTACTTTTCGTGCTTGGAGTTTACTACGAAGAATACGTAGTCGCCGGTATCGGCCATCTTTCCGAAGGTTGAGACCAGCGCCGCCTCGTTGCCGTTGCCGATGTAGTACTTGTCGCCGTTGGCCCGGTAGGTGCCGTCGTTGTTCGGATAGAGCATCATGTCGCTGGAGTAGATATCCGCGCCATGCTCCTTCTCGGATAGGCCGAAGGCAAAGACGCCGCCCTCCTGAAGGAGCTTGGCTGTTTTATGCTTCACCTCTTCGTTGGTGCCGTTCCAGATGGGGCAGAGTCCCAGCATGGATACCTGCCAGGTGTACCAGTAGGTGACTCCGTAAAAACCGGTGATTTCGGAGAATTCGCAGTTGCGGTAGGTGTCCCACCGGGAATCTGAAGCACCGTATCCGGACGGCGTCATAAGTGTGGCAAAGACCTGGTTTTCCTTGAGGAATTCGACGAAATCATAGTTCCATTTTTTCTCATGCCAGTCTTTTTTTATCTCTTTAAGACCCTTTTTCTCAAAGAATTCTATGGTTTTAAGCATGATTTGCCTTGATTTTTCATCATTATACTTACGGTTGTGGTTTTTAGGATTGAATAAAATCATACATAACCTCTTAAATGTTTATTTTTAATAGAACTGCAATTATCATGTCGAACACTGTTCGGACTGTCAAACGATTTTCGGAAAATATCCTTGAAATAATTTTTATTTATTTCTGTAATGACTAAAAGAGAGATTAGATATTGTCTCATGCTCTTGGCCCCAAGAGGATGGGGGTATAAGGGGCTCCGCCCTTTGACCCCGATGAAGATTAATGGAATATATATGGTTCTATGATAAGGTGGGAATTTATCTCATAATAATACACCGGGATGGGATAACACTTTGACCCTTGAAAGAGCGTGACAAATAATGGTTATGAAACAAAAAAATACACTATCTAAAATGAAGAATAAGGAGCGTGAGGACAGAAAGCACCTCATCATCGATGCTGCGGAGCGGGTATTTTCCAATAAGCCCTTCAACAGGGTAAGCATGAGAGAAATAGCCAACGAAGCAGGTATCGCACCGTCATCGATATATACCTATTTCCCGAACCAGGAATCGCTCTTCGTTGAGGCCACGGTTCGGGACAGCAACGGCCTCATTGATGAGATTGACAGAATGGTCAATACGGCCGGCGAGGGAGCGCAGATCCTGGACCGCGGCATAGAGGCCTTCGTGGATTTCCTTGCCGACCATGATTCCTATTTCCGCATGATGGTGATCTTCATGACCGTGGGGAGCCTTAGCAAGGATTCCCTGCAGAAATTGTTCGAGGTGGTCCGCCGGGGCTTCGATCTTTTCGAGGCGATATTCAAGCGCATGGGCTACAAAGGAGATACAAGGATACTGGCCCACTATTTCTTCGCCATGATGAACGGCATACTGGTAACCTTCCGGAAACTGGAGGGGCGTAGCGACGAGCAGATCATCGCCCATATGAAACAGGTAGGCAAGGTTTTCAGGGAACTGCTGGAGAAAAGTATTAAGTAGAATAAGCTCTTTGAGACCTCACACCCTCGGTCCCCCTCTACCAGAGCGAGAGGGCGCGCCGGAGGCGGTGTGAGATCATACGGAATTAACTGAAGATATAGCCATGAAAAAGAAACCCGTCCCGGTAACAGCATCGGAGCTTGAGGAGATCCTGGACCATTACCTTGACGCCGGATCGACCCTCAATTACGCCCTGAAGATCGTCGGCCATCCGGGAATCGGCAAATCTGCCATCGTGCGCCAGGCAGCGGAACGGAAAAACCTTTATTTTATAGATACCCGCCTTGCCTTCAAGGAAAATGTCGACCTCGGGGGATACCCGGTGCCGGACCACCAGGCGCGGCGGATGGTCTATTATCGCCCGCGGTTCATACCGCCGGAACAGGTCCCCGATAACTATCGGGGCATCCTGTGGTTCCTGGATGAATCGAACCGGGCCCATCCGACGGTGATCCAGACCCTGTTCCAGATCATAACCGAGGGCACCTGCGGCGAGCACGCGCTCCCGGAAAAAACATCCATCATCCTGGCGGGAAACCTGGGCGAGGGGGACGACACCACCATTACGGAGTTCGACGATTCAGCCCTTGACGGAAGGCTGGCTGTGTTCCAGCTTAAGCCAACCGCGCAGGACTGGCTTCTCTGGGCGGAGCGTGAAGGCATCCATCCATCGATTTTACGATATATATCCATGTTCCCGGAGCGTCTCTGGGACGAGGAGAACATCAACCCCAATCCCCGGGGATGGCACCAGGTTTCCCGGGCCCTCGGCGGATCATATTTGATATTGACCGAGGAGGAGCTCCTGGCCCATCTCACGTCGGACCAGGGCGGGTCCCTGGAGAGTATCA encodes the following:
- a CDS encoding acyl-CoA dehydrogenase, which translates into the protein MEKIILNPKKLVATYADEETRQIMIKTIEFFEGRGLKKMKDDFHACKWYTEFLDFMKENQIMAKLLTPKGFGGPDSRWDTSRIVDFAEILGFYGLTYWYTFQVSALGLGPIFLGSNTEAKHKAANFLKEGAIFAFGLSEKEHGADIYSSDMMLYPNPDGTYRANGDKYYIGNGNEAAMVSTFGKMADTGDYVFFAVNSKHPKYECVKNIIHNQDYVAEYALHDYPITDADITERGPKAWDDMLNTINICKFNLGWASIGICEHAFYEAINHATHRKLFDSYVTDFPHIKQLFTDAYCRLVAMKLFALRATDYMRAASDTDKRYLLYNPMVKMKVSTQGEEVINLLWDVIAAKGFEKDMYFENAVLDIRALPKLEGTVHVNMALIIKFMPNYFFNPGTFPEVPQRRDAANDDFLFNQGPTKGLGKLQFHDYNLAYNSVNIPNVNVFKEQIAVFRDFMMASMGTMKEQSKDIDFLLNLGELFTLVAYGQLILENKKIYGVDDELIDQIFDFMVRDMSKFALTIYGKPITSEKQQELCLKMIRRPVVDTERYNRILKDYVYALADTYKMNE
- a CDS encoding acyl-CoA/acyl-ACP dehydrogenase, translated to MILFNPKNHNRKYNDEKSRQIMLKTIEFFEKKGLKEIKKDWHEKKWNYDFVEFLKENQVFATLMTPSGYGASDSRWDTYRNCEFSEITGFYGVTYWYTWQVSMLGLCPIWNGTNEEVKHKTAKLLQEGGVFAFGLSEKEHGADIYSSDMMLYPNNDGTYRANGDKYYIGNGNEAALVSTFGKMADTGDYVFFVVNSKHEKYECVRNVVNEQNYVAEYALHDYPITTADITERGPKAWDDMLNTINVCKFNLGWGAIGLCTHALYESIDHAANRNVYGKFVTDFPHVKRLFVDAYCKLVAMKLFSERAQDYMRSAGSEDRRYLLYNPMVKMKVTREGEEVMNILHDIIAAKGFENEPFFEIAKHELPMLPKLEGTVHVNMALIVKFMANYFFNPKEYPDVPRRDDLSNDAFLFQQGPTKGLGKIQFHDYNIAYNSVNLPNVNIFKEQITLFKDFLMKAGPDKGQSADIDYLLALGEVLTLVAYGQLIIESRKFIDVEDDLLEEIFDFMVRDFSKYALNIHMKPSNTDKQKELSLKIIRTPIPNPARFEKIFKDHVYTLKGAYKMRDQNF
- a CDS encoding TetR/AcrR family transcriptional regulator; its protein translation is MKQKNTLSKMKNKEREDRKHLIIDAAERVFSNKPFNRVSMREIANEAGIAPSSIYTYFPNQESLFVEATVRDSNGLIDEIDRMVNTAGEGAQILDRGIEAFVDFLADHDSYFRMMVIFMTVGSLSKDSLQKLFEVVRRGFDLFEAIFKRMGYKGDTRILAHYFFAMMNGILVTFRKLEGRSDEQIIAHMKQVGKVFRELLEKSIK
- a CDS encoding cold-shock protein, whose amino-acid sequence is MAKGTVKWFNEKKGFGFLSHDDGTDLFVHYSGIIGNGFKTLNEGDRVEFEVEQGDKGPRAIQVRAIS